The following are encoded together in the Rhizobium tumorigenes genome:
- a CDS encoding nucleotide sugar dehydrogenase, producing MSEKIAVIGLGYVGLPVAMALADKYADVIGFDIHHARVEDLKNGRDATREVSPDRLRKTSLRLSSSLEDLGDRTVFIVAVPTPIDKNRQPDLRPLIAASRTVGQVLKPGAIVVYESTVFPGVTEEICGPVLAEVSGLKQGEGFHLGYSPERINPGDREHTFERIVKVVSGDTAETLERVAAIYSSVVDAGIHRATSIRVAEAAKVIENTQRDLNIALMNELSIIFEKMDIRTADVLEAARTKWNFLPFTPGLVGGHCIGVDPYYLTAKAEELGYHPEVILSGRRINDGMGAFIAQKLIKMLVSAEKPINGARIGIFGLTFKENVPDLRNSRVPDIIRELHQFGLKPLIHDPMADADEAEHEYDVRFTALDAFPPLDAVVLAVPHRQYLVDDAGALLGLLKPGGVVVDVKSALQLDNPGLVGHAVWSL from the coding sequence GTGAGCGAAAAAATTGCAGTGATAGGGCTCGGCTATGTTGGCCTGCCGGTCGCCATGGCCCTAGCCGACAAATACGCCGACGTGATCGGTTTCGATATCCACCACGCGCGGGTCGAAGACCTGAAAAACGGCCGGGACGCGACCCGAGAAGTATCGCCCGACCGACTTCGCAAGACCTCGCTGCGCCTGTCGAGCAGCCTGGAAGACCTTGGCGACCGCACCGTATTCATCGTCGCGGTGCCGACGCCGATCGACAAGAACCGCCAGCCGGACTTGCGGCCGTTGATCGCCGCCTCGCGCACCGTCGGCCAGGTGCTGAAGCCGGGCGCAATCGTCGTCTACGAATCGACCGTATTTCCCGGTGTCACGGAGGAAATCTGCGGCCCGGTGCTGGCCGAAGTCTCCGGCCTGAAACAGGGCGAAGGGTTTCATCTCGGCTATTCGCCGGAGCGCATCAACCCCGGCGACCGCGAGCACACGTTCGAGCGAATCGTCAAAGTGGTGTCAGGCGATACCGCCGAGACCCTTGAACGGGTCGCGGCGATCTACAGCAGTGTCGTCGATGCCGGCATCCACCGCGCGACCAGCATCCGTGTTGCCGAGGCTGCCAAGGTCATCGAGAACACCCAACGCGACCTCAACATCGCGCTGATGAACGAGCTGTCGATCATATTCGAAAAGATGGACATCCGAACCGCCGACGTTCTCGAGGCCGCGCGGACCAAGTGGAATTTCCTGCCTTTCACACCCGGGCTGGTCGGCGGCCACTGCATCGGCGTCGATCCCTATTACCTGACGGCCAAGGCGGAGGAACTCGGCTACCATCCGGAAGTCATCCTGTCCGGCAGGCGGATCAACGACGGCATGGGGGCTTTCATAGCCCAGAAGCTGATCAAGATGCTGGTGTCTGCGGAAAAGCCGATCAACGGCGCGCGGATCGGTATCTTCGGCCTGACATTCAAGGAGAATGTCCCCGATCTGCGCAACAGCCGCGTACCGGACATTATTCGCGAGTTGCATCAGTTCGGCCTCAAGCCCCTGATCCACGATCCGATGGCCGATGCGGACGAGGCCGAACATGAATATGACGTTCGCTTCACCGCCCTCGATGCATTCCCGCCACTCGATGCCGTCGTCCTTGCCGTCCCGCACCGCCAGTATCTCGTCGACGATGCCGGAGCCCTGCTAGGACTGCTGAAACCCGGCGGCGTTGTGGTCGATGTGAAATCGGCGCTCCAACTCGATAATCCAGGCCTTGTGGGCCATGCCGTCTGGAGCCTCTAG
- a CDS encoding sugar transferase has protein sequence MLYPVAKRSFDLLAALAAAILFSIPILVVAICVRATSKGPVLYWSDRVGRDNRIFRMPKFRSMRVDTPAVATHLLSDPKRYLTPIGSFLRRSSLDELPQLWCILKGEMSLVGPRPALFNQQDLIELRTASGVHSLVPGLTGWAQINGRDELPIPDKVRLDAEYLKRRSFAFDLWIILLTAMKVLGRDGVAH, from the coding sequence ATGTTGTACCCCGTCGCCAAACGCAGTTTCGACCTGCTCGCAGCCCTTGCGGCAGCGATCCTGTTCTCGATTCCGATCCTGGTCGTGGCAATCTGTGTCCGTGCAACCTCGAAGGGGCCGGTGCTGTACTGGTCCGATCGGGTAGGCCGGGACAATCGCATTTTCCGGATGCCGAAATTTCGTAGCATGCGAGTCGATACGCCAGCCGTTGCGACCCATCTGCTTTCCGACCCGAAACGCTACCTGACGCCGATCGGCTCCTTCCTGCGCCGCTCCAGCCTCGACGAGTTGCCGCAGCTCTGGTGCATCCTCAAGGGTGAGATGAGCCTTGTCGGGCCGCGTCCAGCCCTCTTCAACCAGCAGGACCTGATCGAGCTTCGTACTGCCAGCGGCGTCCACTCTCTGGTGCCGGGCCTGACCGGCTGGGCCCAGATCAACGGCCGCGACGAGCTGCCCATTCCCGACAAGGTAAGGCTCGACGCCGAGTATCTGAAGCGTCGATCCTTCGCGTTCGATCTATGGATCATTCTCCTCACCGCCATGAAGGTGCTGGGGCGGGATGGCGTAGCGCATTGA
- a CDS encoding phospholipase D-like domain-containing protein, with product MFSLIITYWPHILLVLSVAMGATAAIHAAMTKEDVRAAIGWVALIVLSPIVGALLYAVAGINRIRRAALTSQRDMLFRQETRSELAIFEADSDALRIAYGQRFGAMKVLGDRVTRHPMTSGNSIKMLEGGDVAYPAMLEEINAAERSIVLETYIFDRDPIGLRIADALIAAVRRGITVRVLIDAVGARYSVPSIMGHLKEGGVTVDVFNGNVIIGLRLPYANLRTHRKILIVDGRVALTGGMNIRKGFTTEFAGEQAAHDAHFRVTGPAVADLFHTASEDWRFATGEILQGDEWRMAEQQRDPDAPILMRIVSSGPDRSLETNHKMLIGAFSVARSSILIMSPYFLPDRELISALITAARRGVTVDIVVPAANNLVLVDRAMTAQFDQMLKNYCRIWRAKGAFNHSKLLSIDDVWAYVGSSNLDPRSMRLNFEVDMEVIDRGFAKKIGDHIREVLSTAEQVEQHALRKRPFLVRLLEKVLWLGSPFL from the coding sequence CCGCTATGACGAAGGAAGATGTGCGTGCCGCCATCGGATGGGTCGCTCTCATCGTCCTGTCTCCCATCGTCGGTGCGCTTCTATACGCGGTCGCGGGCATCAACCGCATCCGGCGGGCGGCGCTGACGTCCCAGCGAGACATGCTTTTCAGGCAGGAAACGCGCAGTGAACTGGCAATCTTCGAAGCCGATAGCGACGCGCTGCGGATTGCCTATGGGCAGCGTTTTGGCGCGATGAAGGTGCTGGGAGATCGCGTCACCCGCCATCCCATGACCAGTGGCAATTCCATCAAGATGCTGGAGGGCGGCGATGTCGCCTACCCGGCGATGCTGGAGGAAATCAATGCCGCGGAGCGTAGCATCGTCCTCGAAACCTACATTTTCGATCGCGATCCCATCGGGCTGAGGATTGCCGATGCGCTGATTGCTGCTGTCCGGCGCGGGATCACGGTCCGCGTGCTGATCGACGCCGTCGGTGCCCGCTATTCGGTGCCGAGCATCATGGGCCACCTGAAGGAGGGTGGGGTTACCGTCGACGTCTTCAACGGCAATGTCATCATTGGCCTCCGGCTGCCCTATGCAAACCTTAGAACCCACCGCAAGATCCTGATCGTCGACGGGCGCGTAGCGTTGACCGGCGGTATGAACATCCGGAAGGGCTTCACGACAGAATTTGCCGGCGAACAGGCCGCCCACGATGCGCATTTCCGCGTCACCGGTCCGGCCGTCGCAGACCTGTTCCACACCGCTTCCGAAGACTGGCGTTTTGCCACAGGGGAAATCCTGCAGGGCGATGAATGGCGAATGGCAGAGCAGCAGAGGGATCCGGATGCACCGATCCTGATGCGCATCGTTTCATCGGGTCCAGACCGTAGCCTCGAGACAAACCACAAGATGCTGATTGGAGCCTTTTCGGTCGCCCGCAGCTCGATCCTGATCATGTCACCCTACTTTCTGCCGGATCGCGAATTGATCAGCGCCCTGATCACGGCGGCGAGACGCGGCGTCACTGTCGATATCGTCGTTCCTGCGGCCAATAATCTGGTGCTTGTCGACCGTGCAATGACCGCGCAGTTCGATCAGATGCTGAAGAACTACTGCCGTATCTGGCGCGCGAAAGGCGCTTTCAATCATTCGAAGCTGCTGTCGATCGACGATGTCTGGGCCTATGTCGGTTCGTCCAATCTGGATCCTCGCTCGATGCGGCTGAACTTCGAGGTCGATATGGAGGTCATCGACCGGGGTTTTGCGAAGAAGATCGGCGATCACATCCGCGAAGTCCTGTCGACTGCGGAGCAGGTCGAGCAGCATGCATTGCGCAAGAGACCGTTCCTGGTGCGGCTGCTGGAAAAGGTTCTGTGGCTCGGATCACCTTTTCTTTAG
- the cysT gene encoding sulfate ABC transporter permease subunit CysT, translated as MQAPTRRRWQFRQPSVIPGFGMALGFTLIWLILIVLIPISGLLLKTSSLGWGAFWSIASDPRVLAALRMSFGGALVAAVVNAIFGVILAWVLVRYNFPGKRIIDAVVDLPFALPTAVAGIALTTLYSPNGWIGQFLSPLGIKVAFTPVGVVIALIFVGLPFVVRTVQPIMEEIDREVEEAAATLGANRFQTITRVLLPGLAPAVLTGFALSFARAVGEYGSVIFIAGNLPYVSEIAPLLIVIRLEEYNYAAATGIAAIMLIISFVMLLVINLIQTWSRRRYGYGA; from the coding sequence ATGCAGGCACCAACCCGTAGGCGGTGGCAATTCAGGCAACCGAGCGTCATTCCAGGATTCGGAATGGCGCTCGGTTTTACCTTGATATGGCTTATCCTCATCGTTCTCATTCCGATTTCAGGCCTGCTGCTGAAGACGAGTTCGCTCGGCTGGGGAGCATTCTGGTCGATAGCGTCAGACCCTCGGGTTCTCGCGGCGTTGCGAATGAGCTTTGGCGGCGCCCTGGTCGCTGCTGTCGTCAATGCAATTTTCGGCGTCATTCTGGCCTGGGTGCTGGTCCGCTACAATTTCCCCGGAAAGCGGATCATCGATGCCGTCGTTGACCTGCCCTTCGCGCTGCCGACGGCCGTCGCCGGTATCGCGCTGACCACACTCTATTCGCCGAATGGCTGGATCGGCCAGTTTCTCTCGCCGCTCGGCATCAAGGTCGCCTTCACGCCTGTTGGCGTGGTGATCGCGCTGATTTTCGTCGGCCTGCCCTTCGTGGTGCGCACGGTACAGCCGATCATGGAAGAAATCGACCGCGAGGTCGAAGAGGCTGCAGCAACGCTCGGCGCTAACCGCTTCCAGACCATCACGCGGGTGCTGCTGCCGGGGCTGGCTCCTGCCGTGCTCACCGGCTTCGCGCTTTCCTTTGCACGCGCGGTCGGGGAGTATGGATCTGTGATCTTCATCGCCGGCAACCTGCCCTACGTGTCGGAAATTGCACCGTTGCTGATCGTCATCCGGCTCGAGGAATATAATTATGCCGCAGCGACGGGTATCGCCGCGATCATGCTGATCATTTCCTTCGTGATGCTGCTGGTGATCAACCTCATCCAGACCTGGAGCAGGCGGAGGTACGGCTATGGCGCATGA
- the cysW gene encoding sulfate ABC transporter permease subunit CysW, whose product MAHDPIVPPHQVTSAVTESRFARWTLIAISLVFLALILLLPMAAVFVEAFRKGAGAFFEALQDEETFSAIKLTLIVAAISVPLNLVFGVGAAWAIAKFEFKGKAFLTTLIDLPFSVSPVIAGLVFVLLFGSNSLLGPWLEANNIKILFAVPGLVLATMFVTFPFVARELIPLMQEQGTADEEAALSLGASGFQTFWYVTLPNIKWGLLYGVLLCNARAMGEFGAVSVVSGHIRGETNTMPLQIEILYNDYNFSGAFAVATLLALLALVTLILKTLLEMRFSEEIAASRRH is encoded by the coding sequence ATGGCGCATGATCCAATAGTGCCTCCTCATCAGGTGACCTCCGCCGTCACCGAGAGCCGGTTCGCGCGCTGGACGCTCATCGCAATCTCGCTGGTTTTCTTGGCGCTGATCCTGCTGCTACCGATGGCCGCCGTTTTCGTCGAAGCGTTTCGCAAGGGCGCTGGTGCATTTTTCGAGGCGCTGCAGGACGAGGAGACATTTTCCGCCATCAAGCTGACGCTTATTGTCGCGGCCATCAGCGTGCCGCTCAATCTGGTTTTCGGCGTGGGTGCGGCCTGGGCGATCGCAAAGTTCGAATTCAAGGGCAAGGCGTTCCTGACGACGCTCATCGACCTGCCCTTCTCGGTATCCCCGGTCATCGCCGGATTGGTCTTCGTATTGCTCTTCGGCTCCAACAGCCTGCTCGGCCCATGGCTTGAGGCAAACAATATCAAGATCCTTTTCGCGGTGCCGGGGCTCGTGCTGGCAACGATGTTCGTGACCTTTCCGTTTGTCGCCCGCGAACTGATCCCGCTGATGCAGGAACAGGGCACGGCCGATGAAGAGGCCGCCCTTTCGCTCGGTGCCAGCGGCTTCCAGACCTTCTGGTACGTGACGCTGCCCAATATCAAATGGGGACTGCTCTACGGCGTGCTGCTCTGCAACGCCCGCGCCATGGGCGAATTCGGCGCAGTCTCGGTGGTGTCAGGTCATATCCGCGGCGAGACCAACACAATGCCGCTGCAGATCGAGATCCTCTATAACGACTACAATTTCTCCGGCGCTTTCGCCGTGGCAACGCTGCTTGCGCTGCTCGCCCTGGTGACGCTTATTCTCAAGACGTTGCTGGAAATGCGCTTCAGCGAGGAAATCGCTGCGAGCCGGCGTCACTAA
- a CDS encoding sulfate/molybdate ABC transporter ATP-binding protein produces the protein MEVRVLNIRKDFGRFPALHDVTLDIRSGELIALLGPSGSGKTTLLRLIAGLETPTEGEIYFGNEDASMKTVQQRNIGFVFQHYALFRHMTVLDNISFGLKVRPSARRPARSEIRRRALELLDLVQLSGLEKRYPAQLSGGQRQRVALARAMAVEPNVLLLDEPFGALDAQVRKDLRKWLREIHDRTGHTTVFVTHDQDEALELADRVVVMSQGAIEQIGTPDDIYDTPNSPFVFGFIGQSNCLKVQVTDGEIWFEDRPLGLTAAGEPDGPANLYFRPHDVELRDGCGGCIAGLLTASRRVAGTRHIEIDIGADHPRVEIELPPEKVGELDRSRIAFRPTRWKLFRDKV, from the coding sequence ATGGAAGTTCGCGTTCTAAACATCCGCAAGGATTTCGGCCGCTTTCCGGCCCTGCACGACGTCACGCTGGACATCCGCTCCGGCGAGCTGATTGCGCTGCTCGGGCCCTCCGGCTCCGGCAAGACGACCTTGCTGCGGCTGATCGCCGGGTTGGAGACGCCGACGGAAGGCGAGATCTATTTCGGCAACGAAGACGCCTCGATGAAGACCGTGCAGCAGCGCAATATCGGCTTCGTCTTCCAGCACTATGCGCTGTTCCGCCACATGACGGTGCTCGACAATATTTCATTCGGACTCAAGGTGCGTCCCTCGGCGCGCCGCCCGGCGCGATCGGAGATCCGTCGGCGGGCGCTCGAACTGCTCGATCTGGTTCAGCTTTCCGGCCTCGAAAAACGCTATCCAGCACAGCTGTCCGGCGGCCAGCGGCAGCGCGTGGCGCTCGCCCGCGCCATGGCCGTCGAGCCCAACGTGCTTCTGCTCGACGAGCCCTTCGGGGCTCTCGATGCGCAGGTGCGCAAGGATCTGCGCAAATGGCTCCGGGAAATTCACGACCGGACGGGCCACACGACCGTCTTCGTGACCCACGACCAGGACGAGGCACTCGAGCTTGCGGACCGGGTCGTCGTCATGAGCCAGGGCGCCATCGAGCAGATCGGCACGCCCGACGATATCTACGACACCCCGAATTCGCCTTTCGTCTTTGGGTTCATCGGCCAGTCGAACTGCCTGAAGGTGCAGGTGACCGATGGCGAGATCTGGTTCGAGGATCGCCCGCTCGGACTGACGGCCGCAGGCGAGCCCGACGGTCCGGCCAATCTCTACTTTCGGCCTCACGACGTCGAACTGCGCGATGGATGCGGCGGCTGCATAGCGGGGCTGCTGACCGCAAGCCGGCGCGTTGCCGGCACGCGTCATATCGAAATCGATATCGGCGCCGATCATCCTCGGGTCGAGATCGAGCTGCCGCCGGAAAAAGTCGGCGAGCTCGACCGGAGCAGGATTGCCTTCAGGCCAACACGGTGGAAACTGTTTCGCGATAAGGTTTGA
- a CDS encoding endonuclease/exonuclease/phosphatase family protein, whose amino-acid sequence MHTKNHQSLRRSILHSIRNRKIHRAHAHATDHERMPGTVIASYNVHKCVGSDRRFDPDRILRVIQEIDADIMALQEADSRFGERTGLLDLSRLERETGLVAVPVEGVAKAHGWHGNVVLFKQGKVRDVHQIKLPGLEPRGALVAEIELSNGSALRIIAAHFGLLRRSRAQQARVLVDIMTRDDETPTILLGDLNEWRLGNRSSLHTFHAAFGPQPAAVPSFPANMPILALDRMIANKSGLISAIEVHNTPLARMASDHLPIKTTLVAEPIAAASV is encoded by the coding sequence ATGCATACCAAGAACCACCAAAGCCTGCGTCGAAGCATTTTGCATTCCATCCGGAACCGGAAGATCCATCGCGCGCACGCCCATGCGACCGACCATGAACGCATGCCAGGCACTGTGATTGCCTCCTACAATGTTCATAAATGCGTCGGATCGGATCGACGCTTCGATCCTGATCGTATTCTGCGGGTCATCCAGGAAATCGATGCCGACATCATGGCTTTGCAGGAGGCCGACAGCCGGTTCGGCGAACGCACCGGCCTGCTCGATCTTTCCAGGCTCGAGCGTGAGACAGGGTTGGTCGCCGTGCCGGTCGAAGGGGTCGCGAAGGCCCATGGTTGGCATGGCAATGTCGTGCTGTTCAAGCAGGGAAAGGTCCGCGACGTCCATCAGATCAAGCTGCCAGGCCTCGAGCCCCGGGGTGCGCTGGTAGCGGAGATCGAGCTGTCGAACGGCAGTGCCCTGCGCATCATAGCCGCCCATTTCGGCCTATTGCGTCGCTCGCGCGCGCAGCAGGCGCGTGTCCTCGTCGATATCATGACCAGGGACGATGAAACGCCGACCATTCTGCTCGGCGATCTCAACGAATGGCGCCTGGGCAACCGCTCATCGCTACACACGTTTCACGCGGCGTTCGGTCCTCAGCCGGCTGCGGTACCGAGCTTCCCCGCCAATATGCCGATCCTTGCGCTTGATCGCATGATCGCTAACAAGAGCGGCCTTATCTCGGCAATAGAGGTCCATAACACCCCTTTGGCGCGCATGGCCTCCGACCATCTGCCCATCAAGACGACGTTGGTGGCAGAGCCGATAGCCGCAGCAAGCGTCTGA
- a CDS encoding UDP-glucose 4-epimerase family protein, which translates to MILVTGATGFVGTALCADLTARGIAFRPASRLPTSGFHPVGVIDSRTDWTQALVGVDCVVHLAARVHVMDDTAADPLAAFRAANVDATLNLARQAAAAGARRFIFISSIKVNGEETAPDRPFTAADVPEPGDPYGLSKWEAEQALFDLGRQTGMDIVVIRPPLIYGPGVKANFASLMRLARRGLPLPFGLISNRRSLLFVGNLTDFIILCVAHPNATNRTFLVSDGEDLSIGQLIAGISGAMGRKAWLLPVPPRLIEAAAAMLGKGPAARRLLGSLQVDTGETRRVAGWTPPFSCEQGLALTVQSFPG; encoded by the coding sequence ATGATATTGGTGACCGGGGCAACCGGGTTCGTTGGCACAGCGCTCTGTGCGGACCTTACGGCGCGCGGGATTGCCTTTCGTCCGGCCAGTCGTCTGCCTACGTCAGGATTTCATCCGGTGGGCGTGATCGACTCCCGCACGGACTGGACGCAAGCGCTGGTCGGCGTCGATTGCGTGGTTCATCTTGCCGCACGCGTGCATGTCATGGATGATACGGCGGCAGATCCGCTGGCTGCGTTTCGTGCCGCGAATGTCGACGCCACGCTCAATCTGGCACGCCAAGCCGCAGCGGCAGGCGCCCGACGTTTCATTTTCATAAGTTCGATCAAGGTGAACGGCGAGGAGACGGCCCCGGACCGTCCGTTCACCGCGGCAGACGTACCGGAGCCCGGGGATCCCTACGGACTTTCGAAATGGGAGGCAGAACAGGCGCTGTTTGACCTCGGCAGGCAGACGGGGATGGACATCGTCGTGATCCGTCCGCCCCTCATCTACGGCCCGGGTGTCAAAGCCAATTTCGCGAGCCTGATGCGCCTTGCGCGGCGCGGCCTGCCCCTGCCCTTCGGCCTCATCTCCAACAGAAGGTCGCTGCTGTTTGTCGGTAACCTGACGGATTTCATCATCCTCTGCGTCGCTCACCCGAACGCCACCAACCGCACATTTCTCGTCAGCGACGGCGAGGATCTTTCCATCGGGCAGTTGATCGCCGGCATTTCCGGCGCGATGGGTCGCAAGGCCTGGCTGCTGCCCGTGCCACCCCGCCTCATCGAAGCGGCTGCGGCAATGCTGGGCAAGGGTCCGGCGGCGAGACGGCTGCTGGGTTCGCTGCAAGTCGATACCGGCGAGACCCGCCGCGTTGCCGGCTGGACACCGCCATTTTCATGCGAACAGGGTCTGGCGCTGACGGTGCAGTCTTTCCCAGGCTAG
- a CDS encoding sulfate ABC transporter substrate-binding protein yields the protein MQTLRLSRLLATAVLIGSFSLPGLASVFAAEQTLLNVSYDPTRELYKDFNAAFAAKWKKDTGETVELKASHGGSGAQARSVIDGLNADVVTLALEGDIDAISKATNKIPADWNTKFPNKSVPYTSTIVFLVRKGNPKAIKDWPDLIKDGVQVITPNPKTSGGARWNILAAYAWAKEANGGDDAKAEEYLSKLLKHVPVLDSGARGATTTFVQRGLGDVLLAWENEAYLSLEELGPDKFEIVTPSISIRADPPVAVVDGNVDKKGTRKLAEAYLNYLYSDDGQKIAAGHYYRPIKPAAADPKDIARFPNLKLASIDDFGGWKVAQPKFFADGGIFDKIYKPGQ from the coding sequence ATGCAGACGCTACGGCTATCCAGACTTCTTGCCACCGCAGTGCTGATCGGCAGCTTTTCGCTCCCCGGACTGGCATCCGTGTTTGCAGCCGAACAGACGCTGCTCAACGTGTCCTACGACCCGACACGCGAACTTTACAAGGATTTCAACGCTGCCTTCGCTGCCAAGTGGAAAAAGGATACCGGAGAGACCGTCGAGCTCAAGGCTTCGCATGGTGGTTCCGGCGCCCAGGCTCGCTCCGTGATCGACGGGCTGAACGCAGATGTTGTAACGCTGGCGCTCGAAGGCGATATCGATGCGATCTCCAAGGCGACCAACAAGATCCCGGCGGACTGGAACACTAAGTTTCCCAACAAGAGCGTGCCCTACACCTCGACGATTGTCTTCCTCGTGCGCAAGGGCAACCCCAAGGCTATCAAGGACTGGCCCGACCTCATCAAGGACGGCGTCCAGGTAATCACTCCAAATCCGAAGACCTCGGGTGGCGCGCGCTGGAACATTCTTGCGGCCTATGCCTGGGCAAAAGAAGCCAATGGCGGCGATGATGCCAAGGCGGAGGAATACCTCTCGAAGCTCCTGAAGCATGTGCCGGTTCTCGACAGCGGCGCCCGTGGCGCGACGACGACATTCGTGCAACGCGGCCTTGGCGACGTCCTGCTGGCCTGGGAAAACGAAGCCTACCTGTCGCTTGAGGAACTCGGGCCGGACAAGTTCGAGATCGTCACACCTTCGATATCGATCCGGGCCGATCCGCCGGTTGCCGTTGTCGATGGCAATGTCGACAAGAAGGGCACGCGGAAGCTTGCCGAGGCTTATCTAAACTATCTCTATTCGGACGATGGACAAAAGATTGCGGCTGGGCATTATTACCGTCCGATCAAGCCTGCGGCCGCCGACCCGAAAGACATTGCCCGCTTCCCTAACCTCAAGCTCGCCTCGATCGACGATTTTGGCGGATGGAAGGTGGCGCAGCCTAAATTCTTCGCGGATGGTGGCATCTTCGACAAGATCTACAAGCCGGGACAGTAG
- a CDS encoding O-antigen ligase family protein, translated as MMTTSPAAKPNSLLTIVISIAWLFAASAVFVETDAYRYASAVLAIIALVHFLKMPNRPATNWLGWLCMAWGVYVAVRFLRFYIMTHPHESGASEWLYAFPFFFPILGVAFSMTEGRIERIVAAFFAIALVMLATTTGYVRIFAGETVKPLIMNNQIHGAVACGLILLSTYFWWLHYLSNNDAKPLLRRFGLVVAPIVMVLCLIAIYGAKSKGVWLALTLTLPIAGLLSLTYLCLRTGLITIVAASLLLGCGAYAVRHNLNKTAGPTVDAAISMLEGFHARRDFNGVVLGTIDSPTTPVSMDERLQLWYDAGELISSAPLFGWGSKWVDQLNAARYPNVRYTLFHNGYLEILVRFGIFGAVFMSVILGALFVSVFRAFRAGVIPRAAFHVYTVGLFFFALTLLSNSNNRLAIGESLALLSSAFACWCNMRTAHDYDTLREQPGAIG; from the coding sequence ATGATGACTACGTCGCCTGCAGCGAAGCCGAACTCCCTTTTGACGATTGTCATCAGCATCGCCTGGCTTTTCGCCGCCTCCGCGGTGTTCGTTGAAACGGATGCCTATCGCTATGCATCTGCAGTTCTCGCCATCATTGCCCTGGTCCATTTCCTGAAGATGCCGAACCGGCCCGCCACCAACTGGCTCGGCTGGCTGTGCATGGCATGGGGCGTCTATGTCGCCGTCCGCTTCCTCCGCTTCTACATCATGACGCATCCGCACGAAAGCGGCGCATCCGAGTGGCTTTATGCCTTCCCGTTTTTCTTCCCGATCCTGGGTGTTGCCTTTTCGATGACGGAAGGGCGGATCGAGCGCATCGTCGCAGCGTTTTTCGCGATCGCCCTAGTGATGCTCGCGACCACCACCGGATACGTGCGGATATTTGCCGGCGAAACGGTCAAGCCCCTGATCATGAACAACCAGATCCACGGGGCGGTCGCCTGCGGACTTATCCTATTGTCGACCTATTTCTGGTGGCTTCACTACCTTTCCAACAACGATGCAAAGCCGCTCCTGCGCCGATTTGGCCTTGTCGTCGCACCTATTGTGATGGTCCTCTGTCTCATCGCTATCTATGGCGCAAAGTCCAAGGGCGTCTGGTTGGCGCTGACCCTGACGTTGCCGATCGCCGGATTATTGTCCCTGACATATCTGTGCCTGCGTACCGGGCTGATCACCATTGTCGCCGCATCCCTCCTGCTCGGTTGCGGTGCCTATGCCGTACGCCACAATCTCAACAAGACGGCCGGGCCGACTGTCGATGCGGCGATTTCCATGCTTGAAGGCTTTCACGCGCGTCGCGACTTCAACGGGGTCGTGCTCGGAACGATCGATTCACCGACCACACCTGTCTCGATGGATGAGCGTTTGCAACTCTGGTACGACGCCGGCGAACTCATTTCCTCGGCGCCGTTGTTCGGCTGGGGAAGTAAGTGGGTCGACCAGTTGAATGCCGCGCGCTATCCGAATGTCAGGTACACGCTGTTCCACAACGGCTATCTCGAAATCCTGGTGCGTTTCGGTATCTTCGGCGCGGTCTTCATGTCTGTCATCCTCGGCGCGCTGTTCGTTTCGGTGTTTCGCGCCTTTCGTGCCGGCGTCATCCCGCGCGCCGCCTTCCACGTCTACACGGTCGGCCTTTTCTTCTTCGCCCTGACGCTGCTCAGCAACTCGAACAACAGACTGGCGATCGGCGAAAGCCTGGCCCTCCTGAGTTCGGCCTTTGCCTGCTGGTGCAACATGCGCACCGCGCACGATTACGACACATTACGGGAGCAGCCCGGCGCGATAGGCTGA